The proteins below are encoded in one region of Aestuariivirga litoralis:
- a CDS encoding ABC transporter substrate-binding protein has protein sequence MKLTAGFAATLLIGTMLAAGAANAKSLVYCSEGSPENFTPAINTTGTSFDAARPVFDTLVRFTPGTTQTEPALSEKTDVSEDGLTLTFHLRKGVKFHSGVNGFTPTRDFNADDVLWSFGRQQDPAHPYAKVSGGAYDYFNDMGMPDLLEKISKTDDNTVVIKLKQPNAPILANLAMDFATIESAEYADFLLKKGTPEQFDQIPVGTGPFSFVDYQKDAVIRFKANPDYWGGKPKVDDLVYAITPDASARYAKMKAGECQIMGYPNPADIPTIAKDDTIDLVQQAGLNIGYLAFNAQKPPFDKPEVRMALAMAIDRDAILKEVYQGAGQKAKNPIPPTMWSYDNDAKDIAYDPAAAKAALEKAGVKDLETDLWWMPVSRPYNPNAKRMAEMMQADLEKVGIHAKLVSYEWGEYRKRAQAGEHQMALLGWTGDNGDPDNFLAVLLGCGKDGKPNGNNIPKWCDQKFQDDVNKAATLSDQAERTKLYVDAQKIVDAQVPWLNVAHSTVFEPVSKKVTGYKVSPLGSHVFYNVDVAE, from the coding sequence ATGAAACTCACCGCAGGATTCGCTGCAACCCTTCTGATTGGTACAATGCTTGCCGCTGGCGCCGCAAACGCCAAGTCGCTGGTTTATTGCTCGGAAGGCTCGCCGGAAAACTTCACCCCGGCCATCAACACCACCGGCACCAGCTTTGACGCGGCCCGCCCAGTATTCGACACGCTGGTGCGTTTCACCCCCGGCACCACCCAGACCGAACCGGCCCTCTCCGAGAAGACCGATGTGTCTGAAGACGGCCTGACGCTGACCTTCCATCTCCGCAAGGGTGTCAAGTTCCATTCCGGTGTGAACGGCTTCACCCCGACCCGTGATTTCAATGCTGATGACGTGCTGTGGTCCTTCGGCCGCCAACAGGATCCGGCCCATCCCTATGCCAAGGTCTCCGGCGGCGCTTATGACTATTTCAACGACATGGGCATGCCCGACCTCCTGGAAAAGATTTCCAAGACCGACGACAACACCGTCGTGATCAAGCTGAAGCAACCGAACGCGCCGATCCTCGCCAACCTGGCCATGGATTTCGCCACCATTGAATCGGCTGAATATGCTGACTTCCTGTTGAAGAAGGGCACGCCAGAACAGTTCGACCAAATCCCGGTCGGCACCGGCCCTTTCAGCTTCGTCGATTACCAGAAGGACGCGGTCATCCGCTTTAAGGCCAACCCGGATTATTGGGGTGGCAAGCCGAAGGTGGATGATCTGGTTTACGCCATCACGCCTGACGCTTCGGCGCGCTATGCCAAGATGAAGGCCGGCGAATGCCAGATCATGGGTTATCCAAACCCGGCTGACATTCCGACCATCGCCAAGGATGACACCATTGATCTGGTGCAGCAGGCTGGCCTGAACATCGGCTATCTGGCCTTCAATGCCCAGAAGCCTCCGTTCGACAAGCCGGAAGTGCGCATGGCCCTGGCCATGGCGATTGACCGTGATGCCATCCTGAAGGAAGTCTATCAGGGCGCTGGCCAGAAGGCCAAGAACCCGATTCCTCCGACCATGTGGTCTTACGACAATGACGCCAAGGACATTGCCTATGATCCGGCAGCTGCCAAGGCCGCTCTTGAAAAGGCTGGTGTGAAGGATCTGGAAACCGACCTGTGGTGGATGCCCGTGTCGCGCCCCTACAATCCGAACGCCAAGCGCATGGCTGAAATGATGCAGGCTGATCTCGAAAAGGTCGGCATCCACGCCAAGCTCGTGTCCTACGAATGGGGTGAATACCGCAAGCGCGCCCAGGCTGGTGAACACCAGATGGCGCTCCTCGGCTGGACCGGCGACAATGGTGATCCGGACAATTTCCTTGCTGTGCTCTTGGGCTGCGGCAAGGACGGAAAGCCGAATGGCAACAACATCCCGAAATGGTGTGACCAGAAATTCCAGGACGACGTGAACAAGGCCGCCACTCTGAGCGATCAGGCTGAGCGCACCAAGCTCTATGTCGATGCCCAGAAGATCGTCGATGCACAGGTGCCGTGGCTCAATGTGGCCCACTCCACCGTGTTCGAACCGGTCAGCAAGAAGGTCACCGGCTACAAGGTGAGCCCGCTCGGCTCGCACGTCTTCTATAACGTGGACGTTGCTGAGTAA
- a CDS encoding ABC-F family ATP-binding cassette domain-containing protein: MADLLLNLQNILLTFGGRPVLDHAELMLHGDDRMCLVGRNGSGKSTLLKIAAGLVEQDGGTRFLQPGTTVRYLPQEPDFAGFDTVQAYVEAGLGPTDDPYRARHYLNELGLTGEENPTNLSGGEMRRAALARTLAPEPDVLLLDEPTNHLDLPAIEWLEEELKSLRSAFILISHDRRFLERLSNRTIWLDRGETRRLNQGFAFFEEWRDKVLEEEEIAQSKLAQRIATEEHWMRYGVTARRKRNMRRVALLGSLRKERKEYVGQQGVVKLAASSGELGGRLVFEAEKLNKSFGDRTIVANLNLLLLRGDRLAIVGPNGAGKTTLIKLITGALEADSGAVKRGTNLQVVTLDQSRASLDPNDIVQDVITAGRGQSVTVNGETKHVVTYMQDFLFRPEQARTPVSVLSGGERARLILARELAKPSNVLVLDEPTNDLDLETLDLLQEMLDSYKGTVLLVSHDRDFLDKLATSVLMYEGEGKWVEYAGGYSDMLAQRGAGVEVRKIKAEPKVEKPKAEMPAAPAAAQPKRKLSFKEKYALESLPARMESLKSELAKLEHEMSDATLFTRDPARFEKVSIRQAAAHQELDDAENQWLELEILKEELAG; this comes from the coding sequence ATGGCTGACCTTCTTCTCAATCTGCAAAACATCCTGCTCACCTTTGGGGGCAGGCCGGTGCTCGATCATGCGGAACTCATGCTGCATGGCGATGATCGCATGTGCTTGGTCGGCCGCAACGGCTCCGGCAAATCCACGCTGCTGAAAATCGCGGCCGGCCTCGTCGAGCAAGACGGCGGCACGCGCTTCCTGCAGCCCGGCACAACGGTGCGCTACCTGCCACAGGAGCCGGATTTCGCCGGCTTCGACACAGTGCAGGCTTACGTCGAAGCAGGCCTCGGCCCCACTGATGATCCTTACCGCGCCCGCCACTATCTCAATGAGCTGGGCCTCACCGGCGAAGAAAACCCCACCAATCTTTCGGGCGGAGAAATGCGCCGCGCGGCTCTCGCCCGCACACTGGCGCCAGAGCCTGATGTGCTGCTGCTCGATGAGCCCACCAACCATCTCGACCTGCCCGCCATCGAATGGCTGGAAGAAGAATTGAAGAGCCTGCGCTCCGCCTTCATCTTGATCAGCCATGACAGGCGCTTTCTGGAACGACTCTCCAATCGCACCATCTGGCTCGACCGTGGCGAAACGCGCCGCCTCAACCAGGGCTTCGCCTTTTTTGAGGAATGGCGCGACAAGGTGCTGGAAGAGGAAGAAATAGCCCAATCCAAACTGGCCCAGCGCATCGCCACTGAAGAACACTGGATGCGTTACGGCGTCACCGCGCGAAGGAAGCGCAACATGCGCCGCGTGGCGCTGCTCGGGTCCTTGCGGAAAGAGCGCAAAGAATATGTCGGCCAGCAAGGCGTGGTGAAACTTGCCGCGTCTTCAGGCGAACTCGGTGGTCGTTTGGTTTTCGAAGCCGAGAAGCTCAACAAAAGTTTCGGTGATCGCACCATCGTCGCCAATCTTAATCTGCTGCTCCTGCGCGGTGACCGCCTCGCCATCGTCGGCCCCAATGGCGCCGGCAAGACCACGCTGATCAAGCTGATCACAGGCGCGCTGGAAGCCGATTCCGGAGCTGTGAAACGCGGCACCAATTTGCAAGTGGTCACGCTCGATCAATCCCGCGCCAGCCTCGATCCCAATGACATTGTGCAGGATGTGATCACCGCCGGCCGTGGCCAGTCGGTCACGGTCAATGGCGAGACCAAGCATGTCGTCACATATATGCAGGATTTTCTGTTCCGCCCCGAACAGGCCCGCACGCCGGTTTCCGTTCTGTCCGGTGGTGAGCGTGCCCGCCTCATTCTGGCACGCGAACTGGCCAAGCCTTCCAACGTGCTGGTCCTCGACGAACCCACCAATGATCTCGATCTCGAAACGCTGGACCTGCTGCAGGAAATGCTCGACAGCTACAAGGGCACCGTATTGTTGGTCAGCCATGACCGTGACTTCCTCGACAAACTCGCCACCTCGGTTCTGATGTACGAAGGCGAGGGCAAGTGGGTGGAATATGCCGGGGGCTATTCCGACATGCTGGCCCAGCGCGGCGCAGGTGTCGAAGTCCGCAAGATCAAGGCAGAACCCAAAGTTGAAAAACCAAAAGCCGAAATGCCTGCAGCGCCCGCCGCCGCGCAGCCCAAGCGCAAACTCTCCTTCAAGGAAAAATACGCGCTCGAAAGCCTGCCCGCCCGCATGGAATCGCTGAAATCCGAACTGGCCAAGCTCGAACACGAAATGTCGGACGCAACGCTTTTTACGCGTGATCCGGCCCGCTTCGAAAAAGTCTCCATCCGCCAGGCCGCCGCGCATCAGGAACTGGATGATGCGGAAAATCAGTGGCTGGAACTGGAAATCTTGAAGGAAGAACTGGCGGGTTAG
- the gfa gene encoding S-(hydroxymethyl)glutathione synthase, with translation MAKKAAKKAPKKAAKKKAAKKSAAPSVKLHPGIDGGVAKSAKKGFAGGTLTCLCTSDPVVVEIGAQSAYNHACGCTKCWKPDGAIFSVVAVAPTDKVKVLQNGHKLKIVDENAVILRHACTGCGAHMHGPVKREGHAFQGLTFIHTELSKDKGWSPPGFAAFVSSVIESGVPPSQMPAIRKRLTSLGLEPFDALNHGLMDYMATVAAKKMGTYREA, from the coding sequence ATGGCTAAAAAAGCAGCGAAGAAGGCCCCTAAAAAAGCGGCCAAGAAAAAGGCGGCAAAAAAATCAGCCGCTCCAAGCGTCAAATTGCATCCCGGCATCGATGGCGGCGTTGCAAAGTCTGCCAAGAAGGGTTTTGCCGGTGGCACCCTCACGTGTCTTTGCACCAGCGATCCGGTGGTGGTCGAGATTGGCGCGCAATCTGCTTACAATCACGCCTGCGGCTGCACCAAATGCTGGAAGCCCGATGGCGCCATCTTCTCCGTCGTCGCCGTAGCGCCGACCGACAAGGTGAAGGTTCTGCAAAATGGCCACAAGCTCAAGATCGTGGATGAAAACGCCGTGATCCTGCGCCATGCCTGCACCGGCTGTGGTGCGCATATGCATGGGCCGGTGAAGCGCGAAGGCCATGCCTTCCAGGGCCTCACCTTCATTCACACTGAGTTGTCGAAGGACAAGGGCTGGTCGCCACCCGGCTTTGCCGCCTTCGTATCCTCGGTGATTGAAAGCGGCGTTCCACCATCCCAGATGCCTGCCATCCGCAAACGCCTCACCTCATTGGGGCTTGAACCCTTTGATGCCCTCAATCACGGCCTGATGGATTACATGGCCACGGTAGCCGCCAAAAAGATGGGCACTTACCGCGAAGCTTGA
- a CDS encoding S-(hydroxymethyl)glutathione dehydrogenase/class III alcohol dehydrogenase: protein MKTRAAVAFASGKPLEIVELDLEGPKAGEVLVEIKATGICHTDEFTLSGADPEGLFPAILGHEGAGIVVDVGPAVTSVKKGDHVIPLYTPECRECPSCLSRKTNLCTAIRSTQGQGVMPDGTSRFSYKGQKIHHYMGCSTFSNYTVLPEIAVAKVNTSAPFDKICYIGCGVTTGIGAVINTAKVEQGATGVVFGLGGIGLNVIQGLKLAGADMIIGVDLNDSKKEWGERFGMTHFVNPTKIEGDVVPYIVNMTKRGADQIGGADYTFDCTGNVKVMRQALECSHRGWGQSIIIGVAGAGQEISTRPFQLVTGRTWKGTAFGGARGRTDVPKIVDWYMDKKIQIDPMITHTMPLEKINDAFDLMHQGKSIRSVVIF, encoded by the coding sequence ATGAAAACGCGCGCGGCCGTGGCCTTTGCTTCCGGAAAACCTCTCGAAATTGTCGAGCTTGATCTCGAAGGCCCCAAGGCTGGCGAAGTTCTGGTGGAGATCAAGGCCACCGGCATCTGCCACACCGATGAATTCACTTTGTCAGGCGCAGACCCCGAAGGACTTTTCCCCGCCATCCTCGGCCATGAAGGCGCAGGCATCGTCGTTGATGTCGGCCCCGCCGTCACTTCGGTGAAGAAGGGCGATCACGTCATCCCGCTTTATACGCCGGAATGTCGCGAATGCCCGTCGTGCCTCTCGCGCAAAACCAACCTCTGCACGGCGATCCGCTCGACGCAGGGCCAAGGTGTCATGCCTGATGGCACCTCGCGCTTCTCCTACAAGGGTCAGAAGATCCATCACTATATGGGCTGCTCCACCTTCTCGAATTACACCGTGCTGCCGGAAATCGCAGTGGCCAAGGTCAACACCTCCGCCCCCTTCGACAAGATTTGCTACATCGGCTGCGGCGTCACCACCGGCATTGGCGCGGTGATCAACACCGCGAAAGTGGAACAGGGTGCAACCGGCGTGGTCTTCGGCCTGGGCGGCATCGGCCTTAACGTGATCCAGGGTTTGAAGCTTGCGGGTGCCGACATGATCATCGGCGTGGACCTCAACGATTCGAAGAAGGAATGGGGCGAGCGTTTCGGCATGACCCACTTTGTGAATCCCACAAAGATCGAGGGCGATGTGGTGCCTTATATCGTCAACATGACCAAGCGTGGTGCAGATCAAATCGGTGGCGCTGATTACACATTCGATTGCACCGGCAATGTTAAGGTGATGCGCCAGGCGCTCGAATGCTCGCACCGCGGCTGGGGCCAGTCGATCATCATCGGTGTTGCTGGCGCTGGCCAGGAAATTTCCACCCGTCCGTTCCAGCTGGTGACGGGTCGCACCTGGAAGGGCACGGCTTTCGGCGGTGCCCGCGGCCGTACCGATGTGCCCAAGATCGTCGATTGGTACATGGACAAGAAAATCCAGATCGACCCGATGATCACCCACACCATGCCCTTGGAAAAAATCAACGATGCCTTTGATCTTATGCATCAGGGCAAATCTATCAGGAGTGTCGTCATCTTTTAA
- a CDS encoding mannitol dehydrogenase family protein — protein MTNLSLANLPEIGKKMRIPTYKREGLKPGILHFGVGNFHRAHLAVYLDDLFNKGHDHDWALIGTGVMEFDEKLRQTLASQDFLTTVVEQDNDLSTAHITGPLIDFIPPANKQAILEKLADPAIRIVSMTITEGGYFIDPATQKFDPKHPAIAKDAANPNDPATVFGFIVAGLKLRKAKGIPAFTVMSCDNVPHNGVVTKNAVVGLAKLSDSTFADWITANVAFPNGMVDRITPATGDRERKICAETFGVEDKWPIFCEEFKQWVVEDNFPLGRPAWEKVGAEFVKDVTPWEYMKIRILNGGHAVIAYISGLLDIHFVHDAMANPLVRDYLKKVTDDEIRPTVGPVPGTDLKDYQKLIERRFSNPKIADTVRRLCFDGSNRQPKFIVPPIADRLKAGKSINGLALESALWCRYCYGTSDSGKVIEANDPSWAALQPTAQKAKDNPQAWLDMADIYGEVGQHPEMKKLFAHYLNEVWKNGAEKTVKAYLAS, from the coding sequence ATGACCAATCTGTCGCTCGCCAATCTGCCGGAAATTGGCAAGAAGATGCGCATTCCCACTTACAAGCGCGAGGGGCTGAAGCCCGGCATCCTGCATTTCGGCGTGGGCAATTTCCACCGCGCGCATCTGGCCGTCTATCTCGATGACCTGTTCAACAAGGGTCATGATCATGATTGGGCGCTGATTGGCACCGGCGTGATGGAATTCGACGAGAAGCTGCGTCAGACGCTCGCGTCACAGGATTTCCTCACCACCGTGGTGGAGCAGGACAATGATCTTTCAACTGCCCACATCACCGGCCCGCTGATTGATTTCATCCCACCCGCCAACAAGCAGGCCATCCTCGAAAAACTGGCCGACCCCGCGATCCGCATCGTCTCGATGACGATCACTGAAGGTGGATATTTCATTGACCCCGCCACCCAGAAATTCGATCCCAAGCATCCAGCCATCGCCAAGGATGCTGCCAATCCGAATGACCCCGCCACTGTGTTCGGTTTCATTGTCGCAGGCCTGAAGCTGCGCAAGGCCAAGGGCATCCCGGCCTTCACCGTGATGTCCTGCGATAACGTGCCACACAATGGCGTGGTGACGAAGAACGCCGTGGTAGGCTTGGCGAAATTGTCTGATTCCACTTTTGCTGATTGGATTACTGCGAACGTCGCATTCCCGAATGGCATGGTCGATCGCATCACGCCGGCTACAGGTGACCGCGAACGCAAAATTTGTGCTGAAACCTTCGGTGTCGAAGACAAGTGGCCGATCTTCTGTGAAGAATTCAAGCAATGGGTGGTGGAAGATAACTTCCCCCTGGGCCGCCCGGCTTGGGAAAAGGTCGGCGCTGAATTCGTCAAGGACGTCACGCCCTGGGAATATATGAAAATCCGCATCCTCAATGGCGGCCACGCGGTCATTGCCTATATCAGCGGATTGCTCGACATTCACTTCGTGCATGACGCGATGGCCAATCCGCTGGTGCGTGATTATTTGAAGAAAGTGACGGATGATGAAATCCGCCCCACCGTAGGGCCCGTGCCCGGCACGGATCTGAAGGATTACCAGAAGCTGATCGAGCGCCGCTTTTCCAATCCCAAAATTGCCGACACCGTGCGCAGGCTGTGCTTCGACGGCTCCAACCGCCAGCCCAAATTCATCGTGCCCCCCATCGCCGACCGCCTGAAGGCCGGCAAGTCGATCAACGGCCTGGCCCTTGAGAGCGCTCTCTGGTGCCGCTACTGCTATGGCACCAGCGACAGCGGCAAAGTGATCGAAGCCAACGACCCCAGCTGGGCCGCACTGCAACCCACCGCCCAAAAGGCCAAGGACAATCCGCAAGCCTGGCTCGACATGGCCGACATTTACGGCGAAGTGGGCCAGCACCCAGAAATGAAGAAACTCTTCGCGCATTACCTGAACGAGGTCTGGAAAAATGGCGCCGAGAAAACCGTGAAAGCCTATCTAGCTTCGTAA
- a CDS encoding GMC family oxidoreductase: MSTGFDYIIVGGGSAGCVAAWRLVKERQAKVLLLERGPARASGFSRFLLPMPAAWMKGIGGSDSVELHVPVPQKHLNGRSPKIGQANILGGGTSVNAMVYTRGQAEDYDNWDRFLGTKGKWSYAEMLKHFRSMEYNHDFNNEYHGVGGPLHVSGTGARCQATEDYILAAQGLGIPFNPDFNGKSQGGVGTMQYTTRARRRWNGVDAFLSQIKGDKNFTLETDALVTSLIVEGKACKGVTYQWHGQTRTAYCNQEVLIAAGCYNTPKLLMLSGIGPESELKSHGIQTKFNLPGVGENLQDHHEVPVVSATNGHFGYDGEDKGLRAIRNGLQYLLFKTGPVTSVGVEACAYIDPDGGKRPTIKMYCVPSVYLDADVAGPKPKDGVTLNACLLRPKSRGTVKLRSTDPHDKPVVDNNYLGDPDDLRLEIEGLKFAREILKQKPLADRITYEVLPGKDVTSKADLAEHCRRTVKTNWHPVGTARMGKANDKMAVLDTDLKVRGITGLRVIDASAMPFIPSGNTNAPVLALASRAISLL, translated from the coding sequence ATGTCCACGGGCTTTGATTATATCATCGTCGGCGGTGGCTCGGCGGGTTGTGTTGCGGCCTGGCGCCTGGTGAAAGAGCGGCAGGCCAAGGTTCTGCTGCTTGAGCGTGGGCCTGCCCGGGCTTCCGGCTTCTCACGCTTTCTCCTGCCAATGCCAGCCGCCTGGATGAAGGGCATCGGCGGCAGTGACAGTGTGGAACTGCATGTGCCGGTGCCGCAGAAACACCTGAACGGACGTTCGCCCAAAATCGGCCAGGCCAACATTCTGGGCGGCGGCACCTCGGTCAATGCCATGGTCTACACAAGAGGCCAGGCCGAAGATTACGACAACTGGGACCGTTTCCTGGGCACCAAAGGCAAGTGGTCCTATGCCGAGATGCTGAAGCATTTCCGCTCGATGGAATACAACCACGATTTCAACAATGAATATCACGGCGTGGGCGGCCCGCTGCACGTCTCCGGCACCGGCGCGCGCTGCCAGGCCACAGAAGATTACATCCTGGCTGCGCAGGGCCTGGGCATTCCCTTCAACCCGGATTTCAATGGCAAGTCGCAAGGTGGCGTGGGCACCATGCAATATACCACCCGCGCGCGTAGGCGGTGGAATGGGGTTGATGCCTTCCTCTCGCAGATCAAGGGCGACAAAAACTTCACACTGGAAACCGATGCGCTGGTCACCAGCCTCATCGTCGAAGGCAAGGCCTGCAAGGGCGTCACCTATCAATGGCATGGCCAGACGCGCACCGCCTATTGCAATCAGGAAGTTCTGATAGCTGCCGGCTGCTACAACACACCGAAGCTTCTCATGCTCTCCGGTATCGGCCCGGAATCCGAACTCAAATCCCACGGCATCCAAACCAAATTCAATCTGCCCGGCGTAGGTGAAAACCTGCAGGACCATCACGAAGTCCCCGTCGTCTCCGCCACCAATGGCCACTTTGGTTATGACGGCGAGGATAAAGGCCTGCGCGCCATCAGGAACGGTTTGCAATATCTGCTGTTCAAGACAGGCCCCGTCACCAGCGTGGGCGTAGAGGCTTGTGCCTATATTGATCCCGATGGCGGCAAGCGCCCGACGATCAAGATGTATTGCGTGCCATCCGTGTATCTTGATGCCGATGTGGCCGGCCCCAAGCCCAAGGATGGCGTCACGCTTAACGCTTGCCTGCTGCGCCCCAAATCGCGCGGCACGGTGAAACTGCGTTCCACTGATCCGCATGACAAGCCGGTGGTGGATAACAATTACCTCGGCGACCCCGATGATCTGCGCCTCGAAATCGAAGGCCTGAAATTCGCTCGCGAAATCCTCAAGCAGAAGCCGCTGGCGGACCGCATCACTTACGAAGTGCTGCCCGGCAAGGATGTGACCAGCAAGGCCGATCTCGCCGAACATTGCCGCCGCACGGTGAAAACCAATTGGCACCCGGTGGGCACCGCCCGCATGGGCAAAGCCAATGACAAAATGGCCGTGCTGGATACTGATCTCAAAGTCCGCGGCATCACCGGCCTGCGCGTCATTGATGCCTCGGCCATGCCCTTCATTCCATCCGGCAACACCAACGCACCGGTCCTGGCTTTGGCCAGCCGTGCCATTTCGTTATTGTAG
- a CDS encoding ABC transporter ATP-binding protein, with protein sequence MGTISLNKVRKAFGEHVIIPGADLEIREGEFIVFVGPSGCGKSTLLRLIAGLEDTTSGHISIDGRDVTDAAPGERGLAMVFQSYALYPHMSVRDNIAFPLKMAKQSKDQIDKAVASAAGKLNLTDYLDRKPRQLSGGQRQRVAIGRAIVREPSAFLFDEPLSNLDAALRVNMRVEILEMHKNMKATMVYVTHDQVEAMTMADRIVVLNRGNIEQVGSPLELYNKPNSLFVAGFIGSPKMNFVEGNSIGVRPEHLSIDGKKGDWQGTVKLSEHLGSDTFLHVDGGKRGQITVRASGESKFAPGDKIFMTPEKGRTHHFNKEGRAVPA encoded by the coding sequence ATGGGCACGATTTCTCTCAACAAAGTGCGCAAGGCCTTTGGCGAACACGTCATCATCCCGGGCGCTGATCTTGAAATCCGCGAAGGCGAATTCATCGTCTTCGTCGGCCCCTCGGGCTGCGGCAAGTCCACGCTGCTGCGCCTCATTGCAGGCCTGGAAGACACAACATCCGGCCACATCTCGATTGATGGCCGCGATGTGACCGATGCCGCACCGGGCGAGCGTGGCCTCGCCATGGTGTTCCAGTCCTATGCGCTCTATCCGCATATGTCGGTGCGTGACAATATCGCCTTCCCGCTGAAGATGGCGAAGCAGTCAAAGGACCAGATTGACAAGGCCGTGGCTTCAGCCGCTGGCAAATTGAACCTCACCGATTATCTGGACCGCAAGCCGCGCCAGCTCTCGGGCGGACAGCGCCAGCGCGTCGCCATCGGCCGCGCCATCGTGCGTGAGCCGTCAGCCTTCCTGTTCGACGAACCATTGTCGAATCTCGATGCCGCTTTGCGCGTGAACATGCGCGTCGAGATTCTCGAAATGCACAAGAACATGAAGGCCACCATGGTCTATGTGACCCATGACCAGGTAGAAGCCATGACCATGGCAGACCGCATCGTGGTTCTGAACCGCGGCAATATCGAACAGGTTGGTTCGCCGCTGGAACTCTACAACAAGCCCAATTCACTTTTCGTGGCCGGCTTCATCGGCTCGCCCAAGATGAATTTCGTCGAAGGCAATTCGATCGGCGTGCGCCCTGAGCATCTCTCTATTGATGGCAAGAAGGGCGATTGGCAGGGCACGGTGAAACTGTCGGAACATCTGGGTTCGGATACGTTCCTGCATGTGGATGGCGGCAAGCGCGGCCAAATCACCGTGCGTGCCAGTGGTGAAAGCAAGTTCGCCCCCGGCGACAAGATTTTCATGACGCCTGAAAAAGGCCGCACCCATCACTTCAACAAAGAGGGCAGGGCGGTCCCCGCCTGA
- a CDS encoding carbohydrate ABC transporter permease, with amino-acid sequence MARKDVFRKKVAVTILAWALGIAMFFPIFWTAVAAFKTESDAYTLPQNWLSTPWTLENFSIVQERSDYARYIVNTLVIAGLSTVLGLVFAVPAAWSMAFSPVAKPSISWSGKRWLGTIIGTAFLTGLFLYVVLGWDLTNNAAIGFICLIVVIVPAALWVFSRPTKDMLLWMLSTKMMPPAGALIPIYLIFNRNGLVFKDWGWIDLSDWNLMDSFWGMVPLMMLLNLPIIIWMLYTYFKEIPMEILEASRMDGASVWNELTRILLPMGVPGIVSTCLLNLILAWNEAFWTLNLTNKYAAPLSFFISEYSSPEGQFWAKLSAASIMAIAPIMVVGWFSQRQLVRGLTFGAVK; translated from the coding sequence ATGGCGAGAAAAGACGTATTCCGCAAAAAAGTCGCCGTCACCATTCTGGCCTGGGCGCTCGGCATCGCCATGTTCTTCCCGATCTTCTGGACGGCGGTTGCCGCCTTCAAGACGGAAAGCGATGCATACACCCTTCCGCAGAATTGGCTCTCCACGCCATGGACGCTGGAAAACTTCTCCATCGTGCAGGAGCGTTCTGACTACGCGCGCTACATCGTCAACACGCTGGTGATTGCCGGCCTCTCAACAGTATTGGGCCTGGTCTTCGCCGTGCCGGCCGCCTGGTCCATGGCCTTCTCGCCAGTGGCCAAGCCGTCGATCAGCTGGAGTGGCAAGCGCTGGCTCGGCACCATCATCGGCACGGCTTTCCTCACGGGCCTGTTCCTCTATGTGGTTCTGGGTTGGGATCTCACCAATAATGCGGCCATCGGTTTCATCTGCCTGATCGTGGTGATCGTGCCCGCCGCCCTCTGGGTCTTCAGCCGCCCTACCAAGGACATGCTGCTATGGATGCTTTCCACCAAGATGATGCCGCCCGCTGGTGCCTTGATCCCGATCTATCTGATCTTCAACCGCAACGGCCTCGTGTTCAAGGATTGGGGCTGGATTGATCTTTCCGACTGGAACCTGATGGACTCGTTCTGGGGCATGGTGCCGCTGATGATGCTGCTCAACCTGCCAATCATCATCTGGATGCTCTATACCTACTTCAAGGAAATCCCGATGGAGATCCTCGAAGCTTCGCGCATGGATGGTGCATCAGTCTGGAACGAGCTCACCCGCATCCTTCTGCCGATGGGTGTGCCCGGCATCGTCTCGACCTGCCTGCTCAATCTCATCTTGGCGTGGAACGAGGCCTTCTGGACCCTCAACCTCACCAATAAATATGCTGCTCCCTTGAGCTTCTTCATTTCGGAATATTCCAGCCCCGAAGGCCAGTTCTGGGCCAAGCTTTCGGCGGCTTCTATCATGGCGATTGCCCCCATCATGGTGGTGGGCTGGTTCTCGCAACGTCAACTCGTACGCGGTCTCACATTCGGAGCGGTAAAATAA